The Manihot esculenta cultivar AM560-2 chromosome 11, M.esculenta_v8, whole genome shotgun sequence genome includes a region encoding these proteins:
- the LOC110627104 gene encoding NADPH:quinone oxidoreductase has product MAPVIKVVAISGSLRKASFNSGLIRSAIELSKSSVNGMQIEQIDISQLPLLNTDLIANGAYPPVVEAFRQKILRADSILFASPENNYSLTAPLKNAIDWASLAPNCWGDKAAAVVSAGGGFGGGRSQYHLRQIGVYLDLHFINKPEFFLNAFQPPAKFDNDGNLIDAEDKQKLKEILVALRDFSLRLEK; this is encoded by the exons ATGGCTCCGGTGATCAAGGTTGTTGCTATTAGTGGGTCGCTCCGCAAAGCTTCCTTCAACTCAGGCCTCATTCGTTCTG CAATTGAGCTGAGCAAGAGCTCGGTGAATGGTATGCAAATTGAACAAATAGACATATCCCAATTACCATTGTTGAACACTGATCTTATTGCCAATGGAGCTTATCCCCCAGTCGTTGAAGCTTTTCGCCAGAAAATTCTCAGAGCTGATAGTATTCTTTTCGCTTCTCCTGAGAACAATTACTCTCTTACTG CACCTTTGAAGAATGCCATTGACTGGGCATCTTTAGCTCCAAACTGTTGGGGAGATAAGGCCGCTGCTGTTGTGAGTGCTGGAGGAGGCTTTGGTGGTGGGAGATCACAATACCATCTTCGTCAAATTGGAGTTTATCTGGACCTTCACTTCATAAACAAACCTGAATTTTTCTTGAATGCATTCCAGCCTCCTGCAAAGTTTGATAATGACGGAAACTTGATTGATGCTGAGGACAAGCAGAAGTTGAAAGAAATTCTTGTTGCCTTGCGTGACTTCTCTCTGCGACTTGAGAAGTAG
- the LOC110626094 gene encoding NADPH:quinone oxidoreductase, with the protein MEAALAANPIIKVAALSGSLRKASYNRGLIRAAIELSKESVTGLQIEYIDISPLPMLNTDLEGPDGSFPPVVEAFREKIVKADSILFASPEYNYSVTAPLKNAIDWASRPPNCWADKAAATVSAGGGFGGGRSQYHLRQIGVYLDLHFINKPEFFLNAFTPPAKFDSDGNLIDPETKERIKEVLLSLHAFSLRLKGNC; encoded by the exons ATGGAGGCAGCTCTGGCAGCAAACCCAATCATCAAAGTTGCTGCTCTATCTGGCTCTCTTCGCAAAGCCTCCTATAACCGCGGCCTCATTCGTGCTG CAATTGAATTAAGCAAGGAATCAGTGACTGGTCTTCAAATCGAGTACATTGACATATCACCTTTGCCTATGCTGAACACCGATCTTGAAGGACCTGACGGTTCTTTCCCACCGGTCGTTGAAGCTTTCCGCGAAAAGATTGTTAAAGCCGATAGCATCCTTTTCGCTTCCCCCGAGTATAATTACTCTGTAACTG CACCTTTGAAGAATGCAATTGACTGGGCATCCAGACCACCGAATTGCTGGGCTGATAAAGCTGCTGCCACTGTAAGTGCTGGAGGAGGTTTTGGTGGAGGGCGATCACAGTACCATCTTCGCCAAATTGGAGTTTATCTGGATCTTCATTTCATCAacaaacctgagtttttcttgaATGCATTTACACCTCCTGCAAAGTTTGATAGCGATGGCAACTTAATTGATCCAGAAACAAAGGAGAGAATAAAGGAAGTTCTTCTAAGCTTGCATGCATTTTCTCTGAGACTCAAGGGAAACTGCTAA
- the LOC110625914 gene encoding aspartyl protease AED3, whose translation MKLHFLSLLLLFFSLAQGLNPKCSTQDQGSNLQVFHVYSPCSPFRSSKPLSWEESVLQMQAKDQARLQYLSSLVAGKSVVPIASGRQIIQSPTYIVRAKIGTPAQTLLLAVDTSNDAAWVPCSGCVGCSSTVFDSAQSTTFKTLGCQAPECNQVPNPTCGGSACTFNLTYGSSSIAANLSQDTVTLATDSVPGYTFGCITKATGSSVPPQGLLGLGRGPLSLLSQSQNLYQSTFSYCLPSFRSLNFSGSLRLGPIGQPKRIKTTPLLKNPRRSSLYYVNLVAIRVGRRVVDIPPNALAFDPTTGAGTIFDSGTVFTRLVTPAYTAVRDEFRKRVGNATVTSLGGFDTCYSVPIVAPTITFMFSGMNVTLPPENILIHSTAGSTTCLAMAAAPDNVNSVLNVIANMQQQNHRILFDVPNSRVGVAREQCS comes from the exons ATGAAACTCCACTTCCTTTCTctacttcttctctttttttctctAGCCCAGGGATTGAACCCCAAGTGTAGCACCCAAGACCAAGGCTCAAACCTTCAAGTCTTTCATGTTTACAGCCCATGCTCCCCATTTAGGTCATCCAAGCCACTCTCATGGGAAGAGAGCGTGCTCCAAATGCAGGCCAAGGACCAGGCTAGGCTTCAATATTTGTCAAGCTTAGTGGCTGGGAAATCTGTGGTGCCAATTGCCTCTGGCAGGCAGATCATTCAGAGCCCAACCTATATCGTTAGGGCCAAGATTGGAACCCCAGCCCAGACCTTGCTCTTGGCAGTGGATACTAGCAATGATGCTGCTTGGGTTCCTTGCAGTGGCTGCGTTGGGTGTTCCTCTACTGTTTTCGACTCTGCTCAATCTACAACCTTCAAGACCCTTGGCTGCCAAGCTCCTGAGTGCAATCAG GTACCCAACCCCACTTGCGGTGGAAGCGCGTGCACATTCAACTTGACCTACGGCAGCTCCTCCATAGCAGCAAACCTCTCGCAGGACACTGTCACTCTGGCGACTGACTCTGTCCCTGGCTACACCTTTGGTTGCATTACAAAAGCCACAGGCAGTTCAGTGCCTCCTCAGGGGCTTCTGGGCCTTGGCAGAGGACCATTATCTCTTTTGTCACAATCCCAGAACCTATACCAGTCAACTTTCTCATACTGCCTTCCTAGCTTTAGGTCTCTCAACTTTTCTGGGTCTTTGAGGCTTGGACCCATTGGACAGCCCAAGAGGATCAAGACTACACCATTGCTCAAAAATCCTAGGAGATCATCTCTCTACTATGTCAACTTGGTTGCAATTAGGGTTGGAAGAAGAGTTGTTGATATTCCTCCTAATGCTTTGGCTTTCGATCCAACCACCGGCGCTGGGACCATCTTCGATTCCG GAACTGTATTCACCCGGCTAGTGACGCCGGCCTACACGGCTGTCCGCGACGAATTCCGAAAGCGAGTTGGGAACGCGACGGTGACATCTCTAGGTGGATTTGACACATGTTACTCAGTACCAATAGTAGCGCCCACCATAACATTCATGTTCTCCGGCATGAACGTGACATTGCCACCAGAAAACATACTGATTCACAGTACAGCAGGAAGCACGACATGCCTGGCCATGGCAGCTGCACCAGATAACGTGAATTCGGTTCTGAATGTGATAGCCAACATGCAGCAACAAAATCATAGGATACTTTTTGATGTTCCCAATTCAAGGGTTGGTGTGGCTCGAGAGCAATGTTCTTGa
- the LOC110625791 gene encoding receptor-like protein EIX2, producing the protein MNASTFSFAFPWLLFSATIFNFGLSYGSFSAGCIESDREALLRFKHELIDPLNRLASWRTVDANCCRWSGIICDNFSGHVVEIHLRSLSEDEYFASDASGQYYEYRRMSTFRGKISPSLLNLKHLKYLDLSNNNFDESLIPKFLGSVKSLRHLDLANAGFGGMIPHQLGNLSNLQYLNLHSVYGTPYVDNLSWISGLSSLQFLDMTFLNLSQATNWLNVINTLPSLRELHFSFCHLPSVPPILNVNFSSLSILDLSGNFFQGPMFDFLQNITSLKALDLSFNDFNSSIPNWLYGFSHLEFLNLRGNDQLQGKISSDIGNMTSLIDLDLSLTKLEGTIPASFQNLCNLKSLILWETKLSQEINDIFEILFACASNGLEFLNLSGCQLSGHLPNNIGQFKHLSRLDLSTNYISGPLPISLGDLTLVKSMSLSQNNLNGTLPVSFGGLRELEEVDLSYNLLEGDVSAVHFSNLSKLQSFRASGNQLRLSVGPNWKPPSHIYEIDLGCWTIGPQFPHWIHSLKYLTSLNLSNSGIASTIPFWFWNMSSNFHYLNISYNQIFGVISNISSIPHRQLLGFSDQLVDLSSNSFQGPLPYMFSNVRALYLSDNSFSGPMSKFLCYKMHEPRYLEVLDLGGNLLSGEMPDCWMKWKHLEVLILRDNKLSGNIPWSIGTLSNLESLHLRKNNLSGKIPLSLQNCTSLSTLDFGENGLEGSIPIWMGETLANMVILNLRSNKFHGHIPKEICLMNSLYILDFADNNLSGTIPKCLNNFSAMASKDDSIGILLEGDASSWPFYESTFIVTKGNMNGYSSILKFVRFLDLSNNKLMGEIPKEITSLQGLQYLNLSQNSLTGKIPSNIGAMESLEAVDFSQNQLFGEIPQSLAELTFLSYLNLSFNNLSGIIPSSTQLQSLSSSSFVGNEELGGLPLKNCSADGATPPTGAETGDDGKESTSFAWFNFYVSIAPGFVVGFWAVLGPLVFNRRWRLLYFSFLDRLWDKIISVVYVHVVRVIRGHGF; encoded by the coding sequence ATGAATGCTTCTACTTTTTCTTTTGCTTTCCCTTGGCTTCTCTTCTCAGCAACAATTTTTAACTTTGGTCTCAGCTATGGAAGCTTCAGTGCTGGCTGCATTGAAAGTGATAGAGAAGCTCTTTTGAGGTTCAAGCATGAGCTTATAGACCCTTTAAATCGACTTGCATCTTGGCGCACTGTCGATGCTAATTGTTGTAGATGGTCTGGAATCATCTGTGATAACTTCAGTGGCCATGTCGTTGAGATCCATCTTAGAAGTCTTTCTGAGGATGAGTACTTTGCATCCGATGCAAGTGGTCAATATTATGAATATCGGAGGATGTCGACATTCAGAGGTAAGATTAGTCCATCTTTACTCAACTTGAAGCATTTGAAATACCTGGACCTCAGCAACAACAATTTTGACGAAAGCCTTATTCCCAAATTCCTTGGCTCTGTGAAGAGCTTAAGACACCTTGATCTCGCCAATGCAGGATTTGGAGGAATGATTCCTCATCAACTTGGCAATCTCTCAAATTTGCAATACCTTAATCTCCACAGTGTTTATGGTACACCATATGTTGACAATTTGAGTTGGATTTCTGGTCTTTCTTCATTACAATTCCTTGATATGACATTTTTGAACCTCAGTCAAGCCACCAATTGGTTGAATGTCATCAACACACTGCCTTCTCTAAGAGAATTACACTTTTCATTCTGTCATCTTCCTAGTGTTCCTCCAATCCTAAACGTCAACTTTTCATCTCTTTCCATCCTTGATTTGTCAGGTAACTTTTTTCAAGGTCCCATGTTTGATTTTCTTCAAAACATAACTTCACTCAAGGCACTTGATCTgtcttttaatgattttaattcATCAATACCTAATTGGTTATATGGTTTTAGTCATCTTGAGTTCCTCAACCTTCGTGGTAATGATCAATTGCAAGGTAAAATTTCGAGTGATATTGGGAACATGACTTCTCTAATTGACCTTGACTTGTCTTTGACGAAACTTGAAGGAACAATTCCAGCATCGTTTCAAAATCTCTGTAATTTGAAGTCGCTCATTTTGTGGGAGACCAAATTAAGCCAAGAGATAAATGACATCTTTGAAATTCTGTTTGCTTGTGCTTCAAATGGGCTAGAGTTTCTAAATTTAAGTGGTTGTCAGCTATCTGGTCATTTGCCCAATAATATTGGGCAATTTAAACATTTATCTCGCCTTGATCTATCAACTAACTACATTTCTGGTCCACTTCCCATCTCTCTAGGAGATTTAACATTGGTGAAATCTATGTCCCTCTCTCAAAACAATCTGAATGGAACTCTTCCCGTAAGTTTTGGAGGACTCAGAGAGTTAGAGGAGGTTGATCTTTCTTATAATTTATTGGAGGGCGATGTTTCTGCAGTTCACTTTTCAAATCTCAGTAAATTGCAAAGTTTTCGTGCTTCTGGGAACCAATTGAGATTGAGCGTTGGACCTAATTGGAAACCCCCATCTCATATTTATGAAATTGATTTGGGGTGTTGGACAATTGGGCCTCAATTTCCCCACTGGATTCATTCATTGAAGTATTTAACATCTCTGAATCTGTCAAATTCAGGAATTGCTAGCACCATTCCCTTTTGGTTCTGGAATATGTCTTCCAATTTTCATTACTTAAATATCTCCTACAACCAAATATTTGGAGTAATTTCAAATATATCAAGCATTCCTCATAGACAACTCCTTGGGTTCTCTGATCAATTGGTGGACTTGAGCTCGAATAGTTTCCAGGGTCCACTGCCATATATGTTCTCTAACGTGAGAGCCCTGTATCTTTCCGATAATTCATTTTCTGGACCCATGTCCAAGTTCTTATGTTACAAGATGCATGAGCCAAGATATTTAGAAGTTCTAGACCTTGGAGGAAATCTTTTATCAGGGGAAATGCCAGATTGTTGGATGAAATGGAAACATTTGGAAGTCCTGATTTTAAGAGACAACAAACTTAGTGGCAATATTCCATGGTCCATTGGAACTCTAAGCAATCTCGAGTCATTGCATCTTCGCAAGAACAACCTCTCCGGCAAAATTCCTTTGTCGCTTCAAAATTGTACAAGCTTATCCACTCTAGACTTCGGTGAAAATGGACTGGAAGGCAGTATTCCAATATGGATGGGGGAAACACTTGCAAATATGGTTATTCTCAACCTCCGCTCAAATAAATTTCATGGCCACATACCTAAAGAGATTTGTTTAATGAATTCTTTATATATTTTGGATTTTGCTGATAACAATCTCTCGGGTACCATACCCAAGTGTCTCAACAACTTCAGTGCAATGGCTAGTAAGGATGATTCCATAGGTATCCTTTTGGAGGGAGATGCTTCTTCATGGCCATTTTATGAGAGCACCTTCATTGTCACCAAAGGGAACATGAATGGATATAGCAGTATTCTTAAATTCGTGAGATTTTTAGATCTCTCGAATAATAAGTTAATGGGAGAGATTCCTAAGGAAATCACAAGTCTACAAGGATTGCAGTATTTGAATTTGTCCCAAAATTCATTGACTGGAAAAATTCCTTCAAATATAGGTGCCATGGAATCACTAGAAGCTGTAGATTTCTCTCAAAATCAACTGTTTGGTGAAATCCCTCAAAGCCTAGCCGAGTTGACATTTCTGAGCTATTTGAACCTATCCTTCAACAATTTGAGCGGGATAATCCCTTCCAGCACTCAGTTGCAAAGTTTGAGTTCATCCAGCTTCGTGGGCAATGAAGAGCTTGGTGGACTTCCTCTGAAAAATTGCAGTGCTGATGGAGCGACGCCTCCCACTGGGGCAGAAACAGGAGATGATGGCAAAGAGTCCACATCATTTGCTTGGTTCAATTTCTATGTGAGCATTGCACCTGGATTTGTGGTGGGGTTTTGGGCAGTGTTGGGTCCTTTAGTGTTTAATAGAAGATGGAGGCTTTTATACTTCAGTTTCTTAGATCGTTTGTGGGACAAAATTATCAGTGTGGTTTATGTACATGTTGTTAGAGTTATTAGAGGTCATGGTTTTTAG
- the LOC110626845 gene encoding uncharacterized protein LOC110626845 — MTLLPAVALVSASASASTSALSLPWFLRASQLEIASPPSKFPKLLLSPRSSSSSCLRVVCCGESKPGDLKFVLHHALDSSGIDTAHAREARKGFLSQIEKLTIIERETSISINRRVDLGKTALYIAAEDDSLVSHSSVPLPVDSFLDRLYDLSMGFCSDYSSSIGSSPEKFLDSLEKYLYVKKGFRRSSGGNHLDTRALYLHSVLTHRSGSSAMLSLVYSEILKLLRLWSLLEFDCEIFFPHDHHGLPKGYHKQKSVESDQLHIMTTETLLQEILRNLKETFWPFQNDHTKSSFLRAADAANCIDRSSTAEDSGFQLASAKAAQHRLDRGVWTSVRFGDMRRALSACERLILLESDPKELRDYSILLYHCGLYEQSLQYLKLYMDKKSNSLQKQPTYKFRNMEEDAVEKLMTRLNLISMEDGWSKPSHVRNFLGNNSEPW, encoded by the exons ATGACTCTATTACCTGCGGTCGCTCTCGTCTCCGCATCCGCGTCCGCCTCCACCTCGGCCCTGTCATTGCCGTGGTTTCTCAGAGCCTCTCAGCTCGAAATTGCTTCTCCTCCATCAAAATTTCCTAAACTCCTTTTGTCTCCTcgctcttcctcttcctcttgcCTCCGTGTTGTCTGCTGTGGAGAATCGAAACCGGGCGACCTCAAATTTGTGCTGCATCATGCCTTGGATTCCTCTGGAATCGATACTGCTCATGCCAGA GAAGCGAGAAAGGGATTTTTGTCGCAGATTGAGAAATTAACGATTATAGAGCGGGAAACAAGTATTAGCATAAATAGACGTGTGGATTTGGGGAAAACGGCGCTTTACATAGCAGCTGAAGATGATTCTCTTGTATCTCACTCTTCGGTTCCGCTTCCTGTGGACTCTTTCCTTGATAGATTGTACGACCTTTCCATGGGCTTCTGTTCCGATTATAGCTCATCCATCGGGTCTTCCCCCGAGAAATTTCTTGATAGTTTAGAGAAATATTTGTATGTCAAGAAG GGTTTTAGAAGAAGCAGTGGAGGGAATCACTTAGACACACGAGCATTGTATCTTCACTCG gttttGACGCATCGATCAGGTTCATCTGCCATGCTTTCACTAGTATACTCTGAAATCCTGAAACTGCTTCGCTTGTGGAGCCTTTTGGAATTTGATTGTGAGATATTCTTCCCCCATGATCATCATGGGCTTCCCAAAGGTTACCATAAACAGAAAAGTGTGGAGTCTGATCAGCTACACATAATGACAACAGAAACTTTGTTGCAGGAG ATTTTGAGAAATTTGAAGGAGACTTTCTGGCCATTTCAAAATGATCATACTAAGAGTTCATTCCTGAGGGCAGCAGATGCTGCGAACTGTATTGATAGATCAAGCACTGCTGAAGATAG TGGATTTCAGCTTGCTTCTGCAAAAGCTGCCCAACACAGGCTAGACCGTGGTGTGTGGACCAGTGTACGCTTTGGGGATATGAGACGTGCTTTATCTG CATGTGAACGTCTAATACTCTTAGAATCTGACCCAAAAGAATTAAGAGACTACAGCATTCTTCTGTATCATTGTGGGCTTTATGAGCAATCACTACAATATCTCAAGTTGTATATGGATAAAAAG AGTAATTCATTACAAAAGCAACCGACCTATAAATTTAGGAACATGGAGGAAGATGCTGTGGAGAAATTGATGACACGCCTCAACCTCATCTCAATGGAGGATGGTTGGAGCAAGCCTTCGCATGTTAGAAATTTTCTTGGCAATAACTCTGAACCCTGGTAG
- the LOC110625833 gene encoding U-box domain-containing protein 4 — MEVKRRTARSLVSKLSSVSEITRSEALAELRLITKHDADSRPIIADAGAIPYLAETLYSSSHDSQENAAATLLNLSISSRDSLMSTRGLFDAISHALRHHNTTTSALAVQSCAATLHSLLIVDSYRPIIGSKRDVIYSLIEIMKTVKSPPRSIKDALKALFGIALYPLNRSTLIDLGAIPPLFSLVLKDGRVGIVEDATAVIAQIAGWEESYVEFVKFSGVRILVDLLDVGTGSSGRIKENAVSALLNLVRCGGERVGEEVRDMAGAVVEGIKEVVENGSAKGKSKAIALLKVIESETSNRSAQFDSLLNQSS, encoded by the coding sequence ATGGAGGTGAAGCGCAGAACTGCTCGCTCTTTAGTGTCCAAACTCAGCTCCGTCTCCGAGATAACCCGCTCCGAAGCCTTAGCCGAGCTGCGTCTCATCACCAAACACGATGCTGATAGCCGCCCCATTATCGCTGACGCTGGTGCTATTCCCTACTTGGCTGAGACTCTCTATTCTTCCTCCCATGATTCGCAAGAGAACGCCGCTGCTACCCTCCTTAACCTCTCAATCTCCTCCCGCGACTCTCTCATGTCTACTCGCGGCCTCTTTGACGCGATTTCTCACGCGCTCCGCCACCATAATACCACCACTTCCGCTCTTGCTGTTCAATCCTGTGCCGCTACTTTGCACAGCCTCTTGATCGTTGATTCTTACCGGCCTATCATCGGATCCAAACGCGATGTCATTTATTCCCTGATAGAGATAATGAAAACGGTCAAGTCTCCGCCGCGGTCGATCAAAGATGCGTTGAAAGCTTTGTTTGGAATTGCTTTGTATCCGTTGAACAGATCCACACTGATTGATCTTGGGGCGATTCCCCCGTTGTTTTCATTAGTTTTGAAAGACGGGAGAGTAGGGATAGTAGAGGATGCGACGGCGGTGATAGCGCAAATTGCGGGGTGGGAGGAGAGCTATGTTGAATTCGTGAAATTTTCAGGGGTGAGGATTTTGGTGGACTTGTTGGATGTGGGGACGGGTTCTAGTGGGAGAATAAAGGAGAACGCAGTGTCGGCATTGTTGAATTTGGTGAGGTGTGGAGGTGAAAGAGTGGGGGAGGAGGTGAGAGATATGGCTGGGGCAGTGGTGGAGGGGATTAAGGAAGTGGTGGAGAATGGAAGCGCCAAAGGAAAGAGTAAAGCTATTGCACTGTTGAAGGTGATTGAGAGCGAAACAAGCAATAGGAGTGCTCAGTTTGATTCTTTACTCAATCAATCTTCATAA